TGTGCTACGTGCTGGAGTATATGCACCGTAAGGGCATCACTCACCGCGACTTAAAGCCAGACAATATCTTCTACCAACTCCAGGAGGACATGGAGACGATCAAGGTGCTGGACTTTGGAATCGCCAAGGTTCACGCCACCGCCACGCATGCCGGGAGCGACCTGACCCGCGAAGGCATGATGATCGGCACGCCGCGCTATATGTCGCCCGAACAGTGTCAGGGCCAGGGCGTGGATGGCCGGTCAGATTTGTATTCGCTGGCCGTGGTGGTGTTTGAAATGCTTTCGGGTCAGGTGCCCTATGACGCCGATAATCCATTCAGCGTCGCGCTCAAACAGATCAATTCTCCGATTCCAAAGCTTTCCGAGGTTGCGCCGCATATTCCCGAAGCCGTTTCAGATGTGATCTACAAAGCAATGGCCAAAGCACCGAAGGACCGCTATGCGTCGGTCAAAGACTTTGCCCAGGCGCTGGTGCAGGCGGCCAATCTGCAATCTACGGTGCATATGGAGTTGCTGGCAGGCTCGGCCCCAGTGGATTACTCCAAGATGGAAACGTCGGAGAGTAAAGGCAATAAGACCGCCGGCGGCACGCTTCCGTTGAGCAAAATGGGCGGGCCGACCAAAGCCTTTGGTTCCGAAGGCCCGACGGATGCCCAGAAAAAACCGTGGCTGGTCTATGCCGTGATCGCTTTCCTCGTGATTGGCGGTGTCGGTGTCGGCGGCGTGATCTGGAACCAGAAAGTCCAGGAAGAAAAGCGCCTCCAGGCCGAAGCCGACCGCCTCCGCAAAGAAGAAGAAGCCAAAAAGGCAGCGGAAAATAGCCCGTTGAAGGAATTTGTGCTGATTCCAGGCGGGACGTTCAAGATGGGCTCTAACCAGGCTGATTTTGACAAAGATAATAATCCAATCTCCTCAGACGAGATCCCAGCCCACGAAGTAATGGTCAAACCTTTTTACCTCTCCAAATATGAAGTTTCCAACGCAGAGTACCATGAGTTCATCAAGGCGACTGGACACAAAGCTCCAGATGGTTGGAAAAATGGAAAATTTGGCCCTGGGGAGGACAAGTACCCAGTCGTCAATGTTTCCTGGAATGATGCAGCAGCTTATTGTGAATGGCGCGCCAAAAAGGATGGTGTTCCATTCCGCCTACCAACTGAAGAAGAGTGGGAATTTGCCGCTCGTGGCACAGAAGGACGTTTTTACCCCTGGGGAAATCAATGGAACGCTGACCGCACAAATAGTAATAAAGACCTGGAAAAAACTAGCCCATTAGAAATTAGCTCAAGCTCACCGAAAATCAAAGATGATGTCAGCCCATTTGGAATTTTTGCTATGGCAGGAAATGTCGCTGAATGGACCAGTTCACAATTTGTGGTATATCCAGGTAGTTCATACAAACCTAAACCTACTGATGCTCAGTGCAAAATCTTTAGAGGAGGAGCGTTCAGCTCTGAAAAGCCAGGAACACGAACGACAAGTCGCGTTTGGCTTCTTCCGACTGACATACGTCCCTATGTTGGGTTGAGACTGGCTTCAGATGCGTCAAATAAGTAATGAAATCTTCCTATGAGTTGAACATGACTATTTTGTTTTCCAAAACTTCACAAAAATTCCTGCAAGCCGTTCTCATCATTGGTATTTTTGTATACTCTTTGATCTCAAGTTCTGTAGCTTTTGCTCAAAAAGATCTAGTCATTTTAAGTGAAAAGAAAAAAGTTACACCAACTTACAAACCACCAACAACTGGCTCACTTTCACTCATTTGCAATACTCCGGCAGCCGAGATTTTATTGAATACTAAATCACGCGGGTCAGTCAGCAAAGATGGAAAATTTTCTCTTAAATCGCTGAATAAAGGGACATACAAGCTTGAAGTGCGTGCGGCGGACTATGAACCATTCTTGAAAGATGTC
The sequence above is a segment of the Acidobacteriota bacterium genome. Coding sequences within it:
- a CDS encoding SUMF1/EgtB/PvdO family nonheme iron enzyme; protein product: MSQPSDPKKPPVGADETVQMGSAPLNPTTAAENADVTQYVSSGKPTRPNIDQTAAFHQADHNAPTVMATITTGTVNKPNPMPADVTIATGSVQAGPGSLDETIATGSSLTGERFDSTLMGGSGVISNAETINATVAGGSTPTTPVGSATRAVQSKDGLSIGDYFQKRYRIIKLLGAGGMGKVYQAHHEGLDKMVAIKFLIGNMNEDAEAIARFQREAQATAKVSHPNAVQVIDTGVEDGICYIVMEFLEGESLRERIFRRGRIPLAETVHFAEKVCYVLEYMHRKGITHRDLKPDNIFYQLQEDMETIKVLDFGIAKVHATATHAGSDLTREGMMIGTPRYMSPEQCQGQGVDGRSDLYSLAVVVFEMLSGQVPYDADNPFSVALKQINSPIPKLSEVAPHIPEAVSDVIYKAMAKAPKDRYASVKDFAQALVQAANLQSTVHMELLAGSAPVDYSKMETSESKGNKTAGGTLPLSKMGGPTKAFGSEGPTDAQKKPWLVYAVIAFLVIGGVGVGGVIWNQKVQEEKRLQAEADRLRKEEEAKKAAENSPLKEFVLIPGGTFKMGSNQADFDKDNNPISSDEIPAHEVMVKPFYLSKYEVSNAEYHEFIKATGHKAPDGWKNGKFGPGEDKYPVVNVSWNDAAAYCEWRAKKDGVPFRLPTEEEWEFAARGTEGRFYPWGNQWNADRTNSNKDLEKTSPLEISSSSPKIKDDVSPFGIFAMAGNVAEWTSSQFVVYPGSSYKPKPTDAQCKIFRGGAFSSEKPGTRTTSRVWLLPTDIRPYVGLRLASDASNK